A genome region from Rhodopseudomonas boonkerdii includes the following:
- the ftsW gene encoding putative lipid II flippase FtsW — protein sequence MIFREQRTPLSEWWWTVDRLLLAAIVALMLAGVILSLAASPPVATRIGLEPFHFFNRHILFLIPSVIVLIGVSFMSPRQIRRSALIVFALSVVLILATLAFGPEVKGAKRWITILGINIQASEAAKPSFIVIAAWLFSESIRKPGMPATSMAVVMLMMLVSLLVLQPDFGQTMLILMAWGSLFFIAGMRMVWVAGLAGAAAGGLFLAYFMVPHVAGRIKRFMDPASGDTFQVDTAMEAFSNGGWYGLGPGEGIAKRSLPDSHTDFVFAVGAEEFGILLCLALLALFAFIVIRALSRAYATEDLFSRFAASGLAILFGVQAAINMAVNLHLIPAKGMTLPFISYGGSSMVSLAYSVGMLLALTRMRPRTEVEAIDAHVARTYA from the coding sequence ATGATTTTTCGCGAACAACGTACGCCGCTCAGCGAATGGTGGTGGACCGTGGACCGCTTGCTGCTGGCCGCAATCGTCGCGCTGATGCTGGCGGGTGTGATCCTGTCGTTGGCGGCGTCTCCGCCGGTGGCGACCCGCATCGGCCTCGAGCCGTTTCACTTCTTCAATCGCCACATCCTGTTCCTGATCCCGTCGGTCATCGTGCTGATCGGGGTGTCCTTCATGTCGCCGCGGCAGATCCGTCGCTCCGCGCTGATCGTCTTCGCGCTGTCCGTCGTGTTGATCCTCGCAACGCTCGCCTTCGGCCCGGAAGTGAAGGGCGCAAAGCGCTGGATCACCATTCTTGGCATCAACATCCAGGCGTCGGAAGCGGCCAAGCCATCCTTCATCGTCATCGCAGCCTGGCTGTTCTCCGAATCTATCCGCAAGCCTGGCATGCCCGCCACGTCGATGGCCGTGGTCATGCTGATGATGCTCGTGTCTCTGCTCGTCCTGCAGCCCGATTTCGGGCAAACCATGCTAATCCTGATGGCCTGGGGTTCGCTGTTCTTCATCGCCGGCATGCGCATGGTCTGGGTGGCCGGTCTCGCCGGTGCCGCTGCCGGCGGTCTGTTCCTCGCTTACTTCATGGTTCCGCACGTCGCCGGCCGTATCAAGCGCTTCATGGATCCGGCCTCGGGTGACACCTTCCAGGTCGATACCGCGATGGAGGCCTTTTCCAATGGCGGCTGGTATGGCCTCGGCCCCGGTGAGGGCATCGCCAAGCGCAGCCTGCCGGACAGTCACACCGACTTCGTCTTCGCCGTCGGTGCGGAGGAGTTCGGCATCCTGCTGTGTCTGGCGTTGCTGGCGCTGTTCGCTTTCATCGTCATCCGCGCGCTGTCGCGCGCTTACGCCACCGAAGATCTGTTCTCGCGCTTCGCCGCATCCGGCCTCGCAATATTGTTCGGCGTGCAGGCGGCCATCAACATGGCGGTTAATCTGCATCTCATCCCGGCCAAGGGTATGACGCTGCCTTTCATCTCCTATGGCGGCTCCTCCATGGTCTCGCTCGCTTATAGCGTCGGCATGCTGCTCGCGCTCACGCGCATGCGTCCGCGCACCGAAGTCGAAGCCATCGACGCGCATGTCGCGCGCACTTACGCATGA